The following proteins come from a genomic window of Nitrospira sp.:
- the pal gene encoding peptidoglycan-associated lipoprotein Pal, with protein MSATLSQWSIPMLAGLLLVTMPGCSKKSVQSGGDTQSSQAGMAKGTPGAGGTGGSTGSTGGGVSSNFPDTSLAGRDGSGGLRGLDKNPGEERVNGGTMMAKLDPSQSGRQMDEIRSEQAAADAAGLRDVFFGYDSFAISEEGRQALARNAEWIRANPGAQLKIEGHCDERGTSAYNLVLGEKRAKAARNYLVELGVSANRLGVVSYGKERPFCKDHSEACYAQNRRGHVVVKSGK; from the coding sequence ATGAGCGCGACGTTATCACAATGGTCGATTCCGATGCTGGCCGGTCTGTTGCTGGTCACGATGCCGGGTTGCTCGAAGAAGTCCGTGCAATCAGGCGGGGACACCCAGTCCTCACAGGCCGGCATGGCCAAGGGAACTCCCGGTGCCGGCGGAACAGGCGGATCAACTGGATCAACCGGTGGCGGAGTCAGCTCCAATTTTCCTGACACCTCGCTGGCCGGTCGCGACGGATCAGGCGGGTTGCGCGGACTCGATAAGAATCCCGGCGAGGAGCGCGTGAACGGCGGGACAATGATGGCGAAGCTGGATCCTTCCCAGAGCGGCCGGCAGATGGATGAAATCCGGTCCGAGCAAGCCGCCGCGGATGCGGCTGGATTGCGAGATGTGTTCTTCGGCTATGATAGCTTTGCGATTTCAGAGGAAGGGCGGCAGGCTCTGGCCCGCAATGCGGAGTGGATCAGGGCGAATCCGGGGGCGCAGTTGAAGATTGAGGGCCATTGCGATGAGCGCGGAACGTCAGCCTATAACCTGGTGCTGGGCGAGAAGCGAGCGAAGGCGGCCCGGAACTATTTGGTGGAGCTCGGTGTGAGCGCCAATCGTTTGGGCGTCGTGTCGTATGGGAAAGAGCGGCCGTTTTGCAAAGACCACAGCGAAGCCTGCTATGCCCAGAATCGTCGCGGCCATGTGGTCGTGAAGTCCGGGAAGTAA
- the ybgF gene encoding tol-pal system protein YbgF — MAVLLVMLFTLLSGCVAQQADLKQTERALQQKIRQQDDQLSQTRARQSQEISNLREQDLPQLRGELEKARHQAEELQSRQEDLKHRSAQLELQTKKLEQLAAKLETDTNTRYVWLQKSLETQDAKVNARLDELSKTVSKATEDLKRDVLMAVKQSNEVLDRKVAERLDGQRRDLEASQQNLDQKVSQNLTQFNQSLTGFKTAFTSLNDRVTQDEQEARAISGKVDADNKAAVSHINESNRTMSGHLDGVNKSVASVVKTLESISQKFTARFDEQDRRIDSLGRSLEQVSQKNAGRTQNPRQAQRSTLSPSMEAPALERHAQESESASSSHQAQSQQGSSEEGEQSAAPVAAISAPVEAPVVAAAAPVDVAVDRGQYERVLALFRDGDLEGARRGFSTFIANYPNSDLAPNARYWLGEAYYGSKDFKRAIDAYDKVESDYPRSEKVPAAILKKGYAYLALKDKKRASSAFKQVVTLYPRSPEAGKASDKLVQLKEGR; from the coding sequence GTGGCTGTGCTTCTAGTCATGCTCTTCACGCTGTTGTCCGGATGTGTGGCGCAGCAGGCCGATCTCAAACAAACCGAGCGGGCCCTGCAGCAGAAAATTAGGCAGCAGGACGATCAGCTCTCTCAGACGCGCGCGCGGCAGAGCCAGGAGATTTCCAATCTGCGGGAGCAGGATCTGCCGCAACTTCGCGGGGAACTCGAAAAAGCTCGTCACCAAGCGGAGGAGCTTCAGTCCAGGCAGGAAGATCTCAAGCATCGCTCGGCGCAGTTGGAACTGCAAACGAAGAAGCTGGAACAGCTGGCGGCCAAGCTAGAGACGGATACCAACACTCGCTATGTCTGGTTGCAAAAGAGTCTTGAGACGCAAGACGCCAAGGTGAATGCGCGCCTCGATGAGTTGTCCAAGACGGTGAGCAAAGCGACGGAGGACCTGAAGCGCGACGTGCTGATGGCCGTGAAGCAGAGCAATGAGGTTTTGGATCGGAAAGTGGCCGAACGGCTGGATGGACAGCGCAGAGACCTGGAGGCTAGTCAGCAAAATCTGGATCAGAAAGTGTCCCAGAACCTGACCCAGTTCAACCAATCGCTCACCGGATTCAAGACGGCGTTCACCAGCTTGAATGATCGTGTCACGCAGGATGAGCAGGAGGCGCGGGCGATCTCAGGGAAGGTCGATGCCGACAACAAGGCGGCGGTGTCCCACATTAACGAGTCCAATCGGACCATGAGCGGCCACCTCGATGGAGTCAACAAGAGCGTCGCGTCGGTGGTGAAGACGCTGGAGTCCATCAGCCAAAAATTCACGGCCCGGTTTGACGAGCAGGATCGACGCATCGATTCATTGGGCCGGTCATTGGAGCAAGTAAGCCAAAAGAACGCAGGGCGGACGCAGAATCCTAGGCAGGCGCAGCGGTCGACCCTTTCTCCTTCAATGGAAGCCCCCGCGCTTGAGCGGCATGCGCAGGAGTCTGAGTCTGCTTCGTCCTCGCACCAGGCTCAGTCTCAGCAGGGATCATCGGAGGAAGGGGAACAATCAGCTGCTCCGGTGGCGGCGATCTCCGCTCCTGTGGAAGCCCCGGTCGTTGCGGCCGCGGCTCCAGTCGATGTTGCTGTAGACCGTGGACAATATGAACGGGTGTTGGCCCTCTTCCGCGACGGCGATTTAGAGGGAGCGCGACGGGGCTTTTCGACGTTCATCGCCAACTATCCGAACTCGGACCTTGCTCCGAATGCCCGCTATTGGCTCGGAGAAGCCTACTACGGGTCCAAGGACTTCAAGCGTGCGATCGATGCCTATGACAAGGTCGAGTCCGATTATCCGAGAAGCGAGAAAGTGCCTGCCGCCATTCTGAAGAAGGGCTATGCCTATCTTGCCTTGAAGGATAAGAAACGGGCCTCGTCCGCATTTAAACAAGTGGTCACGCTGTATCCGAGAAGTCCGGAAGCTGGAAAAGCATCTGACAAGCTGGTTCAGTTGAAGGAGGGTCGATAG
- the ybgF gene encoding tol-pal system protein YbgF, with product MQAYIIPYATAIGVAGSLLILPGCAKHADFVELRDQLSTVSRSQEQDHQRVDAVLRRLESVERVKDIESGKPRVDELAARLQKLESKLAKLEDGAGLASTRADVAASDAPKATKPSKPAVQGESASIVSGMPGITPTSAFNLAYNDFLNGKYDLAVSGFQRFTKDFPGTSLTPNAHYWLGESLYNQKDYARATTTFEYLVAEYPGNEKVSAALYKLGLATAEAGDLVKSRKYLKRVIEEFPASDEAKLAKNKLADIR from the coding sequence ATGCAAGCCTACATTATCCCTTATGCGACGGCGATCGGAGTTGCGGGTTCGTTACTGATCTTGCCGGGGTGTGCCAAACATGCGGACTTTGTTGAGCTGCGGGATCAGCTCTCGACGGTGTCCCGCTCCCAGGAGCAGGATCATCAGCGGGTCGACGCGGTTTTGCGGCGCCTCGAATCGGTCGAACGTGTCAAGGATATTGAGTCGGGAAAGCCGCGGGTTGACGAGCTGGCGGCGCGCCTTCAAAAGCTGGAATCGAAGCTGGCCAAGCTTGAAGACGGAGCCGGACTCGCATCCACCCGGGCCGATGTTGCCGCGTCCGACGCGCCCAAAGCGACGAAGCCGAGCAAACCCGCAGTTCAAGGCGAGAGTGCGTCTATTGTGTCTGGCATGCCTGGCATCACCCCGACATCCGCCTTCAATCTCGCGTACAACGATTTCCTGAACGGCAAGTACGATCTGGCGGTGTCGGGATTTCAGCGATTCACCAAAGATTTCCCCGGGACGTCATTGACGCCGAACGCGCATTACTGGTTGGGAGAGTCGCTCTATAATCAGAAAGACTACGCGCGCGCCACGACGACGTTCGAGTATCTCGTGGCAGAATATCCCGGGAACGAAAAAGTCTCTGCCGCACTGTACAAGCTGGGTTTGGCGACGGCGGAAGCCGGTGATCTGGTGAAGTCCAGGAAATATCTCAAGCGGGTGATTGAGGAGTTCCCTGCCTCGGATGAAGCCAAGCTCGCAAAGAATAAACTCGCCGACATTCGGTGA
- the mutL gene encoding DNA mismatch repair endonuclease MutL, which produces MLTTSSTGKIRILPGDVVSRIAAGEVVERPAAVVKELIENSLDAQSKTISVEIKDGGLASIRVTDDGEGMSRADAPQAFERHATSKLRSDQDLWSIRTMGFRGEALPSIASVSNVRLVTAMQSDPVGTELQMRGGAAPQVLDAPPIVGTRIDVTDLFHNQPARKKFLKSVPTESSHITRVVQQAALAWPAVHFKLIGNGQETLNYPAVATDRDRIGQVYPRFMLDHPVPVEAGQPGAKLSGIIIDPNHAKASRIPQELFVNRRPVRSAAVSHAIVEGYGSFLPKGQQPQFVLFLEVDPDRVDVNVHPSKREVRFAEQEAIHQLVRRAVRQALSRNEPVAGESFVPREPDAPGVSKELARAWFPAQATAPSTGTGQASPQAAIGSIPASADQLTFVNEAAEPYVRVPSSEVVAFGQLHHTYLVVQVGGALTILDQHTTHERVLFERLYRAWVARGMASQPLLIPEAVELSAPHAALLQRYQGELEKLGLELEPFGKSAVLVRSVPLGVGAINAPAFLQDLLEDLSLWGQASSLEARVRPVLASLACHSAVRAGRAMGLPEIQRLTEDWLSEGKIQTCPHGRRTVFQLTAEELEKLFGRVGW; this is translated from the coding sequence GTGCTGACGACCAGTTCGACCGGAAAAATTCGCATCTTGCCGGGAGACGTCGTGAGCCGGATCGCCGCCGGCGAAGTCGTCGAACGTCCTGCCGCCGTTGTCAAAGAGCTCATCGAAAACAGTCTGGATGCGCAGAGCAAGACCATTTCCGTCGAGATCAAGGACGGGGGTCTCGCGAGTATTCGCGTCACGGACGACGGCGAGGGCATGAGCCGGGCCGATGCGCCGCAAGCCTTCGAGCGTCATGCCACCAGCAAGCTGCGGTCCGATCAGGATCTGTGGTCCATCCGCACGATGGGATTCCGCGGGGAAGCGCTGCCCAGTATTGCCTCGGTCTCGAATGTGCGGCTCGTCACGGCCATGCAGTCGGATCCGGTGGGTACCGAGTTGCAGATGCGGGGCGGAGCGGCCCCGCAGGTCCTCGATGCGCCTCCGATTGTCGGGACGCGCATCGACGTCACCGATCTCTTCCACAATCAGCCGGCGCGGAAAAAGTTTCTCAAATCTGTCCCGACGGAATCCTCGCATATCACACGCGTCGTACAGCAGGCGGCGCTCGCCTGGCCGGCCGTGCATTTCAAATTGATCGGTAACGGGCAGGAGACGTTGAACTATCCCGCGGTGGCGACGGACCGGGATCGTATCGGACAAGTGTATCCACGGTTCATGCTCGACCATCCCGTTCCGGTCGAGGCCGGACAACCGGGAGCGAAGCTCAGCGGCATCATCATCGACCCGAATCATGCGAAGGCGTCGCGCATCCCGCAAGAACTCTTCGTCAATCGCCGGCCGGTTCGGAGTGCCGCTGTGTCCCATGCGATCGTCGAAGGCTATGGTTCGTTCCTTCCCAAGGGACAGCAACCCCAGTTCGTATTGTTTCTTGAGGTCGATCCGGATCGTGTGGATGTGAATGTGCATCCCTCGAAGCGAGAAGTGCGCTTTGCGGAGCAGGAAGCGATCCATCAGCTGGTCCGGCGCGCGGTGCGGCAGGCGCTCAGTCGAAACGAGCCGGTCGCCGGGGAGTCCTTCGTCCCGCGGGAGCCGGACGCCCCGGGCGTGAGTAAGGAGCTGGCGCGGGCGTGGTTTCCCGCTCAGGCCACGGCGCCTTCGACGGGAACAGGCCAGGCAAGCCCTCAGGCGGCTATCGGCAGTATTCCAGCCTCAGCCGATCAGCTCACGTTTGTAAACGAAGCGGCTGAGCCGTATGTGCGTGTGCCGTCGTCGGAGGTGGTGGCGTTCGGACAGCTTCACCACACGTATCTGGTGGTGCAGGTGGGCGGTGCGTTGACCATACTCGATCAGCATACGACTCATGAACGTGTCTTGTTTGAGCGATTGTATCGAGCCTGGGTCGCGCGCGGGATGGCCTCGCAGCCCCTGTTAATTCCGGAGGCTGTAGAGCTCTCGGCGCCTCATGCGGCGCTGCTGCAGCGCTATCAAGGCGAGTTGGAGAAACTGGGCCTCGAACTCGAGCCGTTCGGCAAGTCGGCAGTCCTTGTGCGGAGCGTGCCGCTCGGGGTCGGCGCGATCAATGCTCCGGCTTTCTTGCAAGATTTGCTGGAGGATCTCAGTCTGTGGGGGCAAGCATCCAGTCTTGAAGCGCGCGTGCGTCCCGTGCTGGCCTCGTTGGCCTGCCACAGTGCGGTGCGGGCCGGCCGGGCGATGGGGCTTCCGGAGATCCAGCGGCTGACCGAGGATTGGCTCTCCGAGGGAAAGATTCAAACGTGCCCGCATGGACGGCGGACGGTCTTTCAACTGACTGCGGAAGAGCTTGAAAAGCTGTTTGGTCGGGTCGGGTGGTAG
- the miaA gene encoding tRNA (adenosine(37)-N6)-dimethylallyltransferase MiaA, translating to MPTQSDMMADRIRRYRPLVVLLGPTATGKSAVGVQVARRYDTEILTADSRQVYRGMDIGTDKPSVQERQGIVHRLIDLVDPDEPYNAGRYQREALHEIDRVIRDGRLPLVVGGTGLYIRTLIRGICDAPEADADIRRELMALVAAQGREGLYAELVRVDPVTAARLHPNDESKVIRALEVYRLAGCSLASLQAHHQSQAAAFPTLLVGLQRSKEQLHRRIEARIDWQLAHGMVEETRTLLARGYSRALGSMKGLGYRHLAAQFAGEYDAAEMVRRFKQDTRQFAKRQMTWFRKEPGIMWLMIDAEESTGHTADRVVELIEQFMASLGTRRAEPVS from the coding sequence ATGCCTACTCAATCCGATATGATGGCCGACCGGATTCGCCGGTATCGCCCGCTCGTCGTCTTGCTGGGGCCTACGGCCACAGGGAAGAGCGCTGTCGGAGTTCAGGTAGCCCGGCGCTACGACACCGAGATCCTGACGGCCGATTCCCGCCAGGTCTATCGCGGGATGGACATCGGAACCGATAAGCCGTCGGTGCAAGAGCGGCAGGGTATTGTGCATCGGTTAATCGATCTCGTGGATCCCGATGAGCCCTATAACGCCGGGCGCTATCAGCGGGAGGCCTTACATGAAATCGATCGAGTGATCCGGGATGGCCGGCTTCCTCTGGTCGTCGGTGGTACCGGGCTCTATATCCGCACATTGATTCGGGGAATCTGTGATGCCCCGGAGGCCGATGCGGACATTCGGCGGGAGCTCATGGCATTGGTGGCCGCGCAGGGGCGCGAAGGTCTCTATGCCGAGCTTGTACGAGTGGATCCTGTCACCGCGGCACGGCTGCATCCCAACGATGAGTCAAAAGTGATTCGGGCGCTGGAGGTCTATCGCTTGGCCGGCTGTTCTCTCGCTTCTTTGCAAGCACACCATCAATCGCAAGCAGCGGCGTTCCCCACATTGCTGGTCGGGCTGCAGCGCTCCAAAGAGCAGCTCCATCGGCGGATCGAAGCCCGAATCGATTGGCAGTTGGCGCATGGCATGGTAGAAGAGACTCGGACGCTACTGGCTCGCGGGTATAGCCGTGCGCTGGGATCGATGAAGGGGTTGGGATATCGGCATCTCGCCGCACAATTTGCCGGCGAATATGATGCGGCAGAAATGGTGCGACGGTTCAAGCAGGATACCAGGCAATTTGCGAAACGCCAGATGACCTGGTTTCGAAAGGAGCCGGGAATTATGTGGTTGATGATCGACGCAGAGGAGTCGACGGGTCACACCGCCGATCGGGTCGTTGAGCTGATTGAGCAATTCATGGCATCGCTAGGCACACGGCGTGCTGAACCTGTCTCGTGA
- the mtnP gene encoding S-methyl-5'-thioadenosine phosphorylase has translation MARKSNGSQASVGVIGGSGLYDIEGLKGVRDVRIRTPFGSPSDVIRVGQLDGVSIAFLSRHGRGHRLNPGEINYRANIYAMKSLGVQRIISVSAVGSMKELIEPGDVVISDQFIDLTKRRASTFFEGGIVAHVAFGEPICASLAQALAVAGEGVGAHLHRGGTYLCMEGPQFSTKAESRLYRQWGVDVIGMTNMPEAKLAREAELCYATMALATDYDCWHETQEAVTVEAILATLHHNVALAKQILKAVVPSVAEAPACPCHRALDNAIVTAPAGISAAVRKKFGILTRRVFGPKKGAR, from the coding sequence ATGGCACGGAAGAGCAATGGGTCACAGGCTTCAGTAGGGGTGATCGGCGGGAGCGGGTTGTATGACATTGAAGGGCTGAAAGGTGTGCGCGATGTGCGGATCCGTACCCCGTTCGGCTCGCCGTCGGATGTGATCCGCGTGGGACAGTTGGATGGCGTGTCCATCGCGTTCCTTTCCCGGCACGGTCGGGGCCATCGATTGAATCCCGGAGAAATTAACTATCGCGCAAACATCTACGCGATGAAATCGTTGGGTGTGCAGCGAATCATTTCTGTCAGCGCGGTTGGGAGCATGAAGGAGCTGATTGAGCCCGGCGACGTGGTGATCTCTGATCAGTTCATTGATCTCACGAAGCGGCGCGCCTCCACGTTTTTTGAAGGGGGCATCGTGGCGCATGTCGCCTTCGGAGAACCGATTTGTGCGTCGCTGGCCCAGGCGCTGGCGGTTGCGGGCGAAGGGGTTGGCGCGCACCTTCATCGCGGCGGCACGTATCTGTGCATGGAGGGGCCGCAGTTTTCGACCAAAGCAGAGTCACGGCTGTATCGGCAATGGGGCGTAGATGTGATCGGGATGACCAATATGCCGGAGGCGAAGTTGGCGCGCGAAGCCGAGCTCTGTTACGCGACGATGGCGCTGGCCACGGACTATGATTGTTGGCATGAGACGCAGGAGGCTGTGACGGTGGAGGCGATTCTGGCCACGCTCCACCACAACGTGGCTTTGGCCAAGCAAATTCTCAAGGCCGTCGTGCCGTCTGTGGCCGAGGCTCCAGCCTGTCCCTGCCATCGGGCGCTGGATAATGCGATCGTGACTGCTCCAGCGGGCATCTCGGCAGCAGTCCGGAAGAAGTTCGGGATTCTTACGCGGCGTGTCTTCGGGCCAAAGAAAGGAGCGCGGTAA
- a CDS encoding PfkB family carbohydrate kinase — MGKLLVVGSVALDTVKTPFGEGTDILGGSATYFSTSASFFTSVALIAVVGEDFPAQHIAFLKSRGIDLTGLEQRPGATFRWKGEYSHQLNEAKTLDTKLNVFETFRPKIPEAYRSPDVLFLGNIDPELQLDVLQKVERPGLVACDTMNFWINGKRDALWKVLEKIDILIINDGEARALGQDSNLVKVAKHVLARGPKHLIIKRGEYGVLMFNGTQVFGAPAFPLEDVRDPTGAGDTFAGGFLGYLAATGNRSPEAMKQAIIFGSVMASFTVESFSLDRLRILDYKEIQARFQEFKRLTHFEDVS, encoded by the coding sequence ATGGGGAAGTTACTAGTGGTGGGTTCGGTTGCGCTCGATACGGTGAAGACACCGTTTGGAGAAGGGACCGATATTCTTGGAGGGTCCGCGACGTATTTCTCGACGTCGGCCAGCTTTTTTACGTCGGTCGCGCTGATCGCTGTCGTGGGAGAGGATTTCCCCGCCCAGCACATTGCGTTTCTCAAGAGTCGTGGAATTGATCTGACGGGGTTGGAGCAGCGACCTGGGGCGACGTTTCGGTGGAAGGGGGAATACTCGCATCAACTGAATGAGGCGAAGACGCTCGACACGAAGCTCAATGTGTTCGAAACCTTCCGTCCCAAGATTCCCGAGGCGTATCGTTCGCCCGATGTGCTGTTTCTAGGCAACATCGATCCCGAGCTGCAACTCGACGTCTTGCAGAAGGTCGAGCGCCCCGGCTTGGTCGCGTGCGACACGATGAATTTCTGGATCAACGGGAAGCGCGATGCCTTGTGGAAGGTCTTAGAGAAAATCGATATCCTGATCATCAATGACGGTGAGGCTCGCGCGCTGGGGCAAGATTCCAATCTGGTCAAGGTGGCCAAGCACGTGTTGGCACGGGGCCCCAAGCATCTCATCATTAAGCGGGGGGAGTATGGCGTCCTGATGTTCAACGGGACGCAGGTGTTCGGCGCTCCCGCGTTTCCCCTGGAGGATGTGCGCGATCCCACTGGCGCCGGCGACACTTTTGCGGGCGGTTTCTTAGGCTATCTCGCCGCCACAGGAAATCGTTCTCCTGAGGCGATGAAGCAAGCCATCATCTTCGGGAGCGTGATGGCGTCTTTTACCGTAGAATCCTTTAGTCTTGACCGTTTACGTATCCTGGATTACAAAGAGATTCAGGCGCGCTTCCAGGAATTCAAGCGATTGACTCATTTTGAGGATGTGTCGTAA
- a CDS encoding tetratricopeptide repeat protein codes for MPEGERICGRELGRVPQYGRSLLVGVCLFISACAATDEAIQKSQGHYQEGIASLSGDRQKAFVSFQKAVQLNPKNKEAHYGLGHVYAIQGKLALAEEEFRTAIQIDDAYSEAHTYLGQVLASQEKWDEAIRSYRAALANPLYATPDLARFHLGRALAQRGDFQEAMESLEDAVAANPASVPPALTHLELGRVYSKLGYAVKAREILSKVKAMDKGGEYAAAATELLARLK; via the coding sequence ATGCCTGAGGGTGAACGGATTTGTGGACGGGAGCTGGGACGAGTGCCTCAGTACGGGCGCAGCCTGCTCGTAGGGGTCTGTCTGTTCATCAGCGCCTGTGCGGCTACGGACGAGGCGATTCAGAAATCTCAGGGCCATTATCAGGAAGGTATCGCGTCGCTCAGCGGGGATCGGCAAAAAGCGTTCGTGTCGTTTCAGAAAGCCGTCCAGTTGAATCCGAAGAATAAAGAGGCGCACTATGGCCTGGGTCATGTCTATGCGATTCAGGGGAAATTAGCCCTGGCTGAAGAAGAGTTTCGAACCGCCATCCAGATTGACGACGCCTATTCAGAAGCGCATACCTATCTGGGGCAAGTGCTGGCCAGCCAGGAGAAGTGGGATGAGGCGATCCGGTCTTACCGGGCCGCACTCGCCAATCCTCTCTATGCCACTCCGGATTTGGCGCGGTTCCATTTGGGCCGGGCATTGGCCCAACGGGGAGATTTCCAGGAGGCGATGGAGTCGTTGGAGGACGCGGTGGCTGCGAATCCGGCCAGTGTGCCTCCGGCATTGACCCATCTCGAACTGGGGCGCGTGTATTCCAAATTGGGATATGCCGTCAAGGCGCGAGAGATTCTCAGTAAGGTGAAAGCGATGGATAAGGGCGGCGAGTATGCCGCGGCAGCAACAGAACTTTTGGCTCGGTTAAAGTAG
- a CDS encoding DUF4115 domain-containing protein: MESVGEFFRQVRETKGLTIDEVAAKTRIRSDFVKALEDGNFAKLPDQVFARGFVRSYARSLGLDEEDAIHRFVQSAGAFYEKQDERERLKVRQVEEERKRQANRKAVAVAIGIAVLTLIFLLSREQSSVLRRSTSELTSNKRSAQATKEAVEPSTHQDPEPTPIPAKSSEVVPPAPTKPAVEGRAAEPAGSHAPVVASKPEPDLVSTASPGTDGPLGGISIEGTGQSSDGQLVLDLEANELSWVVVQIDSGSPQEALLRPGEKAHWKGQDQFVLTLGNAGGVKAELNGKPLKPFGPSGKVARDVVIKR; the protein is encoded by the coding sequence ATGGAATCGGTTGGTGAATTCTTTCGGCAGGTACGTGAGACTAAGGGGCTGACCATCGATGAAGTCGCGGCGAAGACGCGGATTCGGTCAGATTTTGTCAAAGCCTTGGAGGATGGGAACTTTGCCAAGTTGCCCGATCAGGTCTTTGCCAGAGGGTTTGTTCGATCCTATGCGCGATCTCTGGGGCTCGACGAAGAAGATGCCATTCACCGGTTTGTCCAGTCAGCCGGGGCTTTTTATGAAAAGCAGGATGAGCGGGAGCGGTTGAAGGTTCGGCAGGTTGAAGAAGAGCGGAAGCGCCAAGCCAACCGAAAAGCGGTAGCGGTGGCGATCGGGATTGCGGTGTTGACGCTCATCTTCTTGCTGAGCCGTGAGCAATCGTCGGTTTTGCGACGCAGCACCTCCGAGCTGACCTCGAATAAGCGAAGCGCTCAGGCGACAAAGGAAGCTGTTGAGCCAAGCACCCACCAGGATCCAGAGCCTACTCCCATTCCAGCCAAGTCCAGTGAAGTCGTACCTCCAGCCCCCACGAAGCCTGCGGTGGAGGGGCGTGCAGCTGAACCGGCAGGAAGCCATGCTCCGGTGGTTGCATCGAAGCCTGAGCCGGATCTCGTTTCAACGGCGTCGCCTGGCACGGATGGCCCGCTTGGTGGCATTTCAATCGAAGGTACTGGGCAGTCTTCGGACGGACAATTGGTTTTGGATCTTGAGGCCAATGAGTTGAGTTGGGTCGTGGTTCAGATCGACAGCGGGAGTCCGCAGGAGGCATTGCTGCGCCCGGGAGAGAAAGCTCATTGGAAAGGGCAGGATCAATTCGTACTAACGTTGGGCAATGCCGGAGGCGTAAAAGCTGAACTCAATGGGAAGCCGCTTAAGCCATTTGGTCCAAGTGGGAAAGTGGCTCGCGATGTGGTGATCAAGCGGTAA
- a CDS encoding cytochrome c, with product MGYFSKFLGITAALMLMSVTVAGAAERDPLKPRVPADQMSDAKAMKNPVASSPESIAKGKALFEGKGTCFNCHGKEGKGDGPAGAILDPSPRDFTNCKFHKKRKDGELFWVIKNGSAGTGMVSLIPAAINEEEAWNIINYERSFCKGE from the coding sequence ATGGGTTACTTCTCGAAGTTCTTGGGAATCACTGCAGCCCTGATGCTCATGTCTGTGACGGTGGCGGGAGCCGCGGAAAGAGATCCGTTGAAGCCCCGTGTTCCAGCCGATCAGATGAGCGATGCAAAGGCTATGAAGAATCCGGTTGCTTCGTCTCCGGAAAGCATTGCCAAGGGTAAGGCGTTGTTCGAGGGCAAAGGCACCTGCTTCAATTGCCATGGAAAAGAAGGCAAGGGCGATGGACCGGCCGGCGCGATTCTGGATCCGAGCCCCCGGGACTTCACCAACTGCAAGTTCCACAAGAAGCGGAAAGACGGCGAGTTGTTCTGGGTCATCAAGAATGGCAGCGCGGGCACCGGTATGGTGTCTTTGATCCCTGCCGCCATCAACGAAGAAGAAGCCTGGAACATCATCAACTACGAGCGGAGCTTCTGCAAGGGCGAGTAA